The genomic segment GCCCGCCAACAGGCCGGGAATGGCGAACCGCAACACCTGCCAGCAGGGGAAATTCCAGGGCATCACCGCCAGCACCGGGCCCAGGGGATCGAAGCGCACATAGCTCTTGCGGGCGGTGTTGCCGGTAACGGTCTCTGGAGCGAGAAACTGCGGTCCATGCGTGCGATAGTAATCGCACAGACCGGCACACTTTTCGATTTCAGCCCGGGCCTGGAGAATGGGCTTCCCCATTTCAAGCGTCATCAGCTTTGCGAAGTCGTCACGCTGACTCAGCAGTTCGGTCTTCAGGGATTTCAGTAAGTCGGCGCGATGGGTGATGGAGGTTTGCGACCAATCCTGAAAGGCGGCTGCAGCCCCTTTCACCTTGCTGCGAAGCTCTTCTTCCGAGAGCGCCGGGTATTCGGCCAGGATCGTTTCCGTGGTCGGGTTGATCGACGAGAAAAGTTCCTGCTTCCGCATGACTGAGCGCTCCCCTGGCTGGTCCGATGCGTCCTACGGCAACCGCATGGTCACCGCGCTCGCGCACCGCAAATCGTCTCCTTCGTTCAGATCGGGATGAGCCGATGCAAGTCAGGTGCCGATTAGACCAATTGCTGCATTTTGCCGCAATTCAGTAGAAGAGGGGACAGGGGTTAGGGAAGAGCCAGTTTCCCCTAACCCCTGTCCCTTATTCCCTTGAAGCGGCATCGCGTTTACACCTGGTCCGGAAGAACTCTCAGAATGTGAGCCCCAGCAACGTAGTGATGGGGCGATTTTTTCTGGCGCCAGCGGATCTCAAGCAGCAGCCTCGCCGTGTGAGCCTCGGGCGAGTCGAACTCCGCAATGAAGAAATCCCCTTTAATCGGTTCGTCACACTGAAAACCGATTCCACGCGAAGAGAGATCACGCGTGACCGCAATGACCGGCGCCTGCGTCGGCTGGCCGTCTTCACTGGAGGGGGACAGATAAAACGGGATCGCAATCGACTCCCGAGGATCGCTCCGGCGATCTCCAGCGGGCCAGGCATCGGCTCGATCACCAGTGCAGCGGAGGCAACCGCGACAATAGCTTTCCCGGATCTCTTCGATGACTGTTGCGATGTCGTCCAACATGGCGCTTGCCGTCGTCGTTTCACTCACCAATTCGAGCACTGGTGACTCTCTTTCTTTCGAGCAATCGCTGCTGTTGCATTCGTGGGCTGAGGCTGACGTCGGGCAATCCGTCCCGTCACACCAACATGCCCTCGCTGCAACCGTAGGCTCCGCAACCGCCTGACGAGACCACTCTCTGTTGCGAGTTTCGCGGAAAAACGGCCCTGCTGCAGGAAATGCGGAAGCGCTGAGCGGGAGCAACATTCAGTCAAAAGCGGCGTTGCGTTTCGGCATTCCCCGCGGATTCGCCGCAAGATTCACGTCCATACAACCGATTCTATCGATACAGACTTCTCGGGGGGGACGGTCGATGCTTGGAATTCGATTGATGGGAGTCTGCATGGTCCTGTGGGGCCTGGCAGGCTGCCAGTGCTGTCAGTTGACAGAAAGCTACATGGACGTCGTCGACTGCGTCGCCGACCGGTCTCCGCATGCCGATGCGCTCTATTGCGCGGGCCTCGATCTGACGCGCATCGGGTATCCCGACTGGTGCCAGTACAAGATCAACCGCTGCCTGTACGGCGAATGCTGCTGTCGCGGTTGCCGCCCGATTCCGGGCTACGTTCACAACCCGATCTACATTCAGCCTTGGGACGCTCCGACGCCGAAACCCATTCCGCAGGCTCCGGAAATTCCGCCCGGGATGTACCCCGGCCCGGACTCCATCGAAGCACCGCCGATGGACCAGTTGAAGCCGATTCAGGATCCGTTGCAGTTGGAAAAAGGGGACGCCATGCCTTCGGAGCCGCCGTTGCCTCCGACGCTGCCGGTGCCGCCAGCTCCAACTCCGGCGGCACCCTTGCCGATGCCGAATTTCAATCTGTAGGCTGAGAGCACGACGCGGGCACAAGGGAGAGCAAACTCCAATAGAGCGCATCTCATGAAAGTGTTGCGTCCTGGCGGCGTTAAAATTCAGTCTTTCATACAGATTTGGCGTCCATACTCCGCTACAATTCCCCGGGATCGGGGCTAGCCGCCGATCGAATACATGGGGCGTTCTGGCTGTACGAAGTCGGCGGCGTTAATGTGGTGGCCGGCCCATTTCTGATGAATGCAGGCGCGGACTGCGTTTGTCATTTCTGTGTCGCTCGCGCCGCCTCGCAACAGGCTGCGTAAGTCGGTCTCTTCCAGGCTGAACAGGCAACTCCGAAGTTTGCCGTCGGCCGTGATGCGAAACCGGTTGCAGTTCGCGCAAAACGGTTCGCTGACGGAGGGGATAAACCCGATGCGGCCGACGCCGTCAGCGAAAACGTACTCGCTCGCGGGAATCTCCGGATGTGGTTCCCCCACCGGTTCCAAGGGCATGAACTCTTGTGCGAGGATTTCCCGAATCTCGCTGGCGAACAGCACCTTGCCGCGCTCCCAGGCAGCATCTGCATCGAGCGGCATGTACTCGATAAAGCGGACCTCGCAGCCGGATTCTCTGGCGAATTTCGCGAAGGGGACGATCTCGGATTCCGTTAACCCGCGCACCGCCACGGCGTTGATCTTGATGGGAGCGAAGCCGACTTTTTGAGCGGCGGCAATCCCCGCCAGGACGCGTTCGTATCCGTCGCGTCGCGTGATCAGGCGAAAGGCTTCGGCCGAGAGGGCGTCGAGGCTGACGTTCAATCTCCGCAAGCCTGCCGCATAAAGCGACTCGGCCTGCTCTTCGAGCAGGATGCCGTTGGTGGTGAGACCCAGATCGAGTACCCCAGGTACGGCAACCAGACGGCGGACGAGTTCAGAGAGATCGCGACGGACAAGAGGTTCGCCGCCGGTCAGGCGGATCTTCGTCACTCCGAGCGGAACCACCAGGCGGACGACCTGTTCGATCTCTTCGAACGAGAGGAGGTCGCGGCGGTTCATGAAGCGGACATTCTCCGCCGGCATGCAGTAGAAGCAGCGGATGTTGCAGCGGTCGGTCACGCTGATCCGCAGATTCGTGTGCCGTCGCCCGAACTGATCGAGGAGCGGGAGTTCATTCATGGCTGCGCTCCCGCCTGCGTGAACCGATCAAGTGGTCGCGGGACAGGCCAGCACCTCCGGAGCCGAGGCGAGCCGGTGCAGCAGTTCCCAGGAATACAGTCCGGTCGCATGACCATCGCTCCACTGAATCTTCAGGGCGTAATTGCCGCTGAATTCGACCGCCGCCGGGTGAATCGTTTCCGGAATCGTCGCCGGGTCAAGAATCTGTTCCCCGGTAAATTCGTTGATGCAGCCGGCGCAGGGGCAGGCGCAACGCAGAAACTTGAACGGGTAACGGCGGCATTCCTCGGGGGACCAGACGATTTCAAAGACGCCTTCGCCGCGAAGAGCCCGAATTTTTTGGGGAGTGGGGGTCATTATTTCCGTTCATCAGGAGCGTCAGAGCCTCGGTCGCTATGATTGTCCTTCAGATCGAGGGCGTTTTTCAATGATCACTCACAGGTTGGGGTGAGAATCCGCAACTCTCCCGATTTGGGGCCGAGCTCCTTCGCGGACGCAAATGGCTCAAAATGGGAAACAAAAATAGAATAGAAAAACTGTTCTGCTTCGATCCCGCCGCCTTGCGTTTCCATCGCAGTTTGTCGATTGACCGGGCGGAATTACGTCGTTAGGGTCACTATCCTAAGTCAGCGGAATCGGGGTTTTCCGAACGATGCTGTTCCTGACGGCGGCCTGGACCGCGGCGAGGAGAACAGGGTCATGAGGCGTTCCCGATCTCCGACCTTTATCCCATCAGTCCATCCACGGGAGGACGGAAGGATCCGTTCTCGGCACTGCGTGATCTGTCGGCGGAATCTCCGCCGCCGCACCGCGTCTGCCGGTGATTCTTCTGCACGTTGTTCTGCGTGATGTACCGAAGCATCGGACAAAATGTCAGCCGCCATCCCATTTTGTGGATCGTGGTCTGGGTTCTCTTCGCCGCCATCGCGATCGCGCTGTCTCCGCCTCAAGAGGCGGTCTGGCAGGACGGCGAAATGGCATTTCTGCCGAAGGAATCGCCCAGCGTCCGCGCGGTGAACACCTATCGCGAAGCCTTCCAGCCATCGCTGCAGGAAGCTGCGGAAAAAGACAGCGTCGGCACCTCGGTACAGCAGGATCCGCTCGGCAGCAATGTCGTGATCGTGCTGCAGCGCGAAGACCGGCCCTCGGGGCTGACGCCGGAAGACGAATCGTTCATCAAAAACGTGCTGGTCGCGGAGCTGGAGAAACTCCAGCGGACTACTCCCAAGGGCTATAACTGGAAGCCTGGGATGGAGAAGGTCTACACCAAAGACCTGCCCCAGAACGAACGGGTCATTAAATCCATCGTCACGATGGCGGACGAACGGATTGGCCCCCTGCTGACCAGTCCCGACCAGAAGGCGACGCTGGTTATTCTCGAACTGACGACCGAGTTTCTCGAACGTCAGAACCGACTGCTGATCGGCCGTCTGGAGCAGGTTGTCGATTCGCCTGAACTGCAGGACAAAAAACCGATCGGGCTGTCACTCGCTTTGAGCGGTTCGGCGACGGTGGGACGCGACATGTTGCTGGCTGAGCAACAAAGCGCCAGCCGCACCGAGTTCTTTACCAAGCTGCTGGTGATCGTGCTGCTGCTGGCGATTTATCGCGCCCCGCTGCTGGCCCTTGTCCCTCTGGTGACAGTGGGGGTTTCCGTCGCCTTGTCAAAGGCCCTGCTGCGAATCATGGCCGGGTGGGGCTGGATCGGCCTGTTCACAGGTCTCGACGTTTACGTCACCGTCGTCGTGTATGGTGCGGGCGTCGATTACTGCCTGTTCCTGATTGCCCGTTATAAAGAAGAACTGGATTCCGGCCTGTCGCAGAAGGCCGCTCTTTCGAATTCGATCGAACGGGTCGGGGCCGCACTGGCCACCAGTGCCGGCACGAGTATCGTCGGCATCGGGATGATGGGTTTTTCCGAGTTCGGAAAGTTTCGTCAGGCCGGCTTTGCCATCTCGTTCGGCTTGTTCGTTGTGCTCTGCTTCGCCCTGACGTTTACCCCGGCTTTCCTGATTCTGTTTGGAAAGTGGGCGTTCTGGCCCGATGTCCGGATTCGCGAGGTGGGCAAGCAATCCGGCTGGCTCCCCAGTTCCACAATGTGGAACAAGCTTCGCGATCAACGGGTGATGCAGCGATTTTGGGAGGGGACCGCCCGGACGATTCAGCGCTGGCCCGGGTACGTCTTTGTCCTAACCGTGCTGGCGATGATGCCGCTGGCGATCATTGGCATCCTG from the Planctomicrobium piriforme genome contains:
- a CDS encoding PilZ domain-containing protein, which translates into the protein MLDDIATVIEEIRESYCRGCLRCTGDRADAWPAGDRRSDPRESIAIPFYLSPSSEDGQPTQAPVIAVTRDLSSRGIGFQCDEPIKGDFFIAEFDSPEAHTARLLLEIRWRQKKSPHHYVAGAHILRVLPDQV
- the moaA gene encoding GTP 3',8-cyclase MoaA — translated: MNELPLLDQFGRRHTNLRISVTDRCNIRCFYCMPAENVRFMNRRDLLSFEEIEQVVRLVVPLGVTKIRLTGGEPLVRRDLSELVRRLVAVPGVLDLGLTTNGILLEEQAESLYAAGLRRLNVSLDALSAEAFRLITRRDGYERVLAGIAAAQKVGFAPIKINAVAVRGLTESEIVPFAKFARESGCEVRFIEYMPLDADAAWERGKVLFASEIREILAQEFMPLEPVGEPHPEIPASEYVFADGVGRIGFIPSVSEPFCANCNRFRITADGKLRSCLFSLEETDLRSLLRGGASDTEMTNAVRACIHQKWAGHHINAADFVQPERPMYSIGG
- a CDS encoding DUF971 domain-containing protein, producing MTPTPQKIRALRGEGVFEIVWSPEECRRYPFKFLRCACPCAGCINEFTGEQILDPATIPETIHPAAVEFSGNYALKIQWSDGHATGLYSWELLHRLASAPEVLACPATT
- a CDS encoding MMPL family transporter, producing MYRSIGQNVSRHPILWIVVWVLFAAIAIALSPPQEAVWQDGEMAFLPKESPSVRAVNTYREAFQPSLQEAAEKDSVGTSVQQDPLGSNVVIVLQREDRPSGLTPEDESFIKNVLVAELEKLQRTTPKGYNWKPGMEKVYTKDLPQNERVIKSIVTMADERIGPLLTSPDQKATLVILELTTEFLERQNRLLIGRLEQVVDSPELQDKKPIGLSLALSGSATVGRDMLLAEQQSASRTEFFTKLLVIVLLLAIYRAPLLALVPLVTVGVSVALSKALLRIMAGWGWIGLFTGLDVYVTVVVYGAGVDYCLFLIARYKEELDSGLSQKAALSNSIERVGAALATSAGTSIVGIGMMGFSEFGKFRQAGFAISFGLFVVLCFALTFTPAFLILFGKWAFWPDVRIREVGKQSGWLPSSTMWNKLRDQRVMQRFWEGTARTIQRWPGYVFVLTVLAMMPLAIIGILYQDNLSYGLLTDLPQDSPSVVGAKVVQKHYPAGITGPHTIFVEFPIEVLHEVFGDSDLKDARTSEKLSEAITQNLSNEDIRLKAERSTDPLEQPIGIEDVRSQYQPLGNNKKANEYLTKLPLRMRGAKRTFAHRTYTGLNGSLAGQVLRLDVVLSEDPFSRSAIQTLSKLEEAVRHSIFFAEDSDIPLDKQAKLRDTAKIYSLGTTAAIRDLKSVTDRDRILIDILVTVSVYLVIVTLLRQPEICAYLIVSVVFSYLITLGATFVFFYLRDPTGFNGIDWKVPVYLFTILIAMGEDYNILLMARVTEEQETYGKVGGVLQALMKTGGIISSCGIIMAGTFFTLMSGSLLAMVQMGFALGFGVLLDTFIVRPILVPSYLILLYSGRFGWFGRFLGAPAETFTPSEKEREYIKESIEY